Proteins from one Prevotella sp. E2-28 genomic window:
- a CDS encoding P-II family nitrogen regulator, translating into MKKIEAIIRKTKFEEVKEALLTSDINWFEYHDVHGIGQSRQERIYRGVMYSTDVIERVAITIVCRDQFLDPTIKVLLEVAHTGEVGDGRIFVSDVLETYSIRTGEKGDTVLRDKK; encoded by the coding sequence ATGAAAAAGATTGAAGCAATTATCCGTAAGACCAAGTTTGAAGAGGTCAAGGAAGCCCTGCTTACGTCGGACATCAACTGGTTTGAGTATCACGACGTGCATGGCATCGGACAGAGCCGTCAGGAACGTATCTACCGTGGTGTGATGTATTCAACGGATGTCATTGAGCGTGTAGCGATCACTATTGTTTGTCGTGACCAATTTTTGGACCCCACCATCAAAGTGCTGCTTGAGGTGGCTCATACAGGTGAGGTCGGTGATGGACGTATCTTCGTGAGCGATGTACTGGAGACCTATTCTATTCGCACAGGCGAGAAGGGTGACACCGTACTACGTGATAAAAAGTAA
- a CDS encoding type II toxin-antitoxin system HipA family toxin → MKRITVYADFHFLATPQEIGTLGYERVRGKDHFVFEYSHEWLKQYGGIILSGDLMNVPSLQHPRGTNSVFGFVKDSFPDRWGCLLLDRRERLKAQAEGRPVQMLTNYDYLTGIEDFTRMGGIRYKSDDSKDYINASTKYLVPPIESLRVLCDACHEIESAEERNELPEQRWIDQLIDPGTSLGGARPKANVTDADGKLYVAKFPSKKDLENTELIEHFSHRLAAAAGINVANTRTIKISKERDLLLSERFDRTTEGRRIHFASAMSLLGLDDGAGSSTGNGYLDIVDFILQGCVDVHQNLRELYRRVAFNVMFGNTDDHFRNHGFLLTPKGWTLSPAYDINPGTKSHQCLLIDQYSELSDVSTLLQASSNYMLEQQEASEIIEEVRNTIKDWRKTATELQISHKTLESYCNRWDNL, encoded by the coding sequence ATGAAAAGAATAACGGTTTACGCAGATTTCCACTTTCTTGCCACTCCCCAAGAAATTGGAACCTTGGGCTACGAACGAGTTCGCGGCAAAGACCACTTCGTCTTTGAGTATTCGCATGAATGGCTGAAACAGTATGGTGGTATCATATTAAGTGGCGACTTGATGAATGTCCCTTCGTTGCAACATCCTCGTGGCACAAATAGTGTGTTTGGTTTCGTCAAGGACTCTTTCCCTGACCGTTGGGGATGTTTGTTGCTCGATCGCAGAGAACGCCTAAAAGCACAAGCAGAGGGGAGACCCGTGCAGATGCTCACCAACTACGACTACCTTACGGGTATTGAGGATTTTACACGCATGGGTGGCATACGCTATAAAAGTGACGACTCCAAAGATTACATCAATGCGAGCACAAAATATCTAGTTCCTCCCATTGAGAGTCTTCGTGTTCTGTGCGATGCCTGCCATGAGATTGAGTCGGCCGAAGAACGTAACGAGTTGCCCGAACAGCGTTGGATCGACCAGTTGATTGACCCAGGAACATCGCTTGGAGGCGCTCGTCCCAAAGCCAATGTCACAGATGCCGACGGCAAGCTCTATGTGGCTAAATTCCCTTCAAAGAAAGATTTGGAGAACACAGAACTTATCGAGCATTTCTCACACCGACTGGCAGCAGCAGCTGGCATCAACGTGGCGAATACGCGTACCATCAAGATTTCAAAAGAGCGCGATTTGTTGCTTTCGGAGCGTTTTGACAGGACCACCGAAGGCCGTCGCATACACTTCGCTTCTGCAATGTCGTTGCTTGGTTTGGACGACGGAGCCGGCAGCAGCACAGGCAATGGATATCTGGACATCGTAGATTTCATCCTGCAAGGATGTGTGGACGTGCATCAGAACCTAAGAGAACTCTACCGCAGAGTGGCGTTCAACGTGATGTTTGGCAATACCGACGACCATTTCCGTAATCACGGCTTCCTGCTTACCCCGAAAGGGTGGACGCTCTCACCAGCCTACGACATAAACCCAGGAACGAAGTCGCATCAATGCCTGCTTATCGACCAATATTCAGAGCTGTCGGATGTCTCTACCCTACTCCAAGCATCAAGCAACTACATGCTTGAACAGCAGGAGGCCTCAGAAATCATAGAGGAAGTTCGTAATACCATCAAAGACTGGCGTAAGACGGCCACTGAACTTCAGATTTCCCACAAAACACTTGAGTCTTATTGTAATCGATGGGATAATCTTTAA
- a CDS encoding DUF6563 family protein, whose amino-acid sequence MTYRFLQLLFSAVLLLNANSMNAQCAYCNTFEDFMENKWIPLDTLINEEPSKNQQSQWDGNRYIFTTGNKATDKILKKKAFVVKRNDTLYVNCRNLIFSDVRFGNGYTQTKRIGKHSMLFVNQMNIGKAKNSVAFGLMFGAIGGAIGGAIDVLASNPADRQVCYIISSGENRYGDINTRILNDEMMDMIMTDHEDLKNEYYSEKNKRKRLLASYIIPILKKAGLFN is encoded by the coding sequence ATGACATATAGATTCTTACAATTGCTTTTTAGCGCAGTCTTGCTTTTAAACGCAAACTCAATGAATGCGCAGTGTGCTTATTGCAACACCTTTGAGGATTTTATGGAAAACAAATGGATTCCGTTGGATACATTGATAAATGAAGAACCTAGTAAGAATCAACAGTCGCAGTGGGATGGTAATCGTTACATATTTACTACAGGCAATAAAGCCACAGACAAAATTCTCAAGAAAAAGGCTTTTGTCGTCAAGAGGAATGATACTCTTTATGTTAATTGCCGCAATCTTATATTCTCTGATGTACGTTTTGGGAACGGCTATACCCAAACTAAGAGAATAGGTAAACATAGTATGCTTTTTGTGAATCAAATGAACATTGGCAAAGCTAAAAATTCTGTAGCTTTTGGTTTAATGTTTGGTGCTATTGGTGGTGCTATTGGTGGTGCTATTGATGTTTTAGCAAGCAATCCGGCTGATCGGCAAGTATGCTATATTATTTCCTCTGGTGAAAATCGTTATGGAGATATAAATACACGTATACTAAACGATGAAATGATGGATATGATAATGACAGACCACGAAGACTTGAAAAACGAATATTACTCCGAAAAAAATAAAAGGAAACGCCTGTTGGCCTCATATATTATACCCATTCTTAAGAAAGCTGGTCTTTTCAATTAG
- a CDS encoding FecR domain-containing protein: MKTNHNIPTDEQLWNEVLDVLHDNRRELTDEEIEKLTSEPKPSRRWMRIAATFFAVALLSGLAYAAYHFLSPQSTEPSTETTIAESKTDDASSTDDALMRFADVRLDSILSVVGSHYSHQVCFREETLRNLRFTIAWDSVQPLSTFLNNVNEFEGLHLSDERDTIFVHAEKEVKP; encoded by the coding sequence ATGAAAACGAATCATAACATACCAACCGACGAACAGCTATGGAACGAGGTTCTGGACGTTCTACATGATAATCGTCGTGAACTGACTGACGAGGAAATCGAAAAGCTCACGAGCGAACCCAAGCCATCACGCCGTTGGATGCGTATTGCGGCTACATTTTTTGCCGTCGCCCTGCTCAGCGGACTGGCCTATGCTGCCTATCATTTCCTTTCTCCACAGTCAACAGAACCGTCAACGGAAACAACAATAGCCGAGTCTAAGACAGATGATGCCAGTTCCACCGATGATGCGCTAATGCGTTTTGCGGATGTCCGCTTGGACAGCATTCTCTCTGTAGTGGGCAGCCATTATAGCCATCAGGTTTGTTTCCGTGAAGAGACACTACGTAATCTCCGTTTCACCATCGCCTGGGATAGCGTTCAGCCACTAAGCACCTTCCTCAATAACGTAAATGAGTTTGAGGGACTACACCTTTCTGACGAGCGCGATACCATCTTTGTTCATGCAGAGAAGGAGGTTAAACCATGA
- a CDS encoding helix-turn-helix domain-containing protein, which yields MGKNTFGKTMPRALTQQLQLMGEQIMLARKRRHLSMQDIADRATVTRLTVSKVEHGDPTVSMGIYARVLFALNLEKDISLLAADDALGRQLQDAELLKK from the coding sequence ATGGGAAAGAATACTTTCGGAAAGACGATGCCAAGGGCTTTGACCCAGCAGTTGCAGCTCATGGGCGAACAGATTATGCTGGCACGTAAGCGCAGGCATCTTTCAATGCAGGACATAGCAGACAGGGCAACGGTGACACGTCTGACAGTCTCTAAGGTGGAACATGGCGACCCTACAGTTTCTATGGGTATCTATGCACGAGTACTCTTTGCACTTAACCTAGAAAAGGATATCTCATTGCTCGCTGCCGATGACGCTCTCGGCCGTCAGCTTCAGGATGCAGAATTGCTGAAAAAATGA
- the pdxS gene encoding pyridoxal 5'-phosphate synthase lyase subunit PdxS yields MTNERTMLNRQLAQMLKGGVIMDVTTPEQAKIAEAAGACAVMALERIPADIRAAGGVSRMSDPKMIRGIQEAVSIPVMAKCRIGHIAEAQILQAIEIDYIDESEVLSPADNIYHIDKTKFDVPFVCGAKNLGEALRRIAEGATMIRTKGEPGTGDVVQAVSHMRLMQSEIRQLVSMSEDELFEAAKQLQAPYELVKFVHEEGKLPVVNFAAGGVATPADAALMMQLGAEGVFVGSGIFKSGNPAKRAAAIVQAVTNYKDAKLLAELSEDLGEAMVGINEHEIELLMAERGK; encoded by the coding sequence ATGACAAACGAAAGAACAATGCTCAACCGCCAGTTGGCTCAGATGCTGAAGGGTGGTGTTATCATGGACGTGACTACTCCCGAACAGGCAAAGATTGCTGAAGCAGCAGGTGCCTGTGCTGTAATGGCCCTTGAACGTATCCCTGCCGACATTCGTGCTGCGGGTGGCGTGAGTCGTATGAGCGACCCCAAGATGATACGTGGTATTCAGGAGGCTGTGAGCATTCCTGTGATGGCGAAATGCCGCATCGGCCATATTGCTGAGGCTCAGATTCTGCAGGCTATTGAGATAGATTATATCGACGAGAGCGAGGTGCTTAGTCCTGCTGATAACATCTATCATATTGACAAGACGAAGTTTGACGTGCCCTTTGTGTGCGGTGCGAAGAACCTGGGTGAGGCCCTGCGTCGTATTGCCGAGGGAGCCACGATGATTCGTACCAAGGGTGAGCCAGGCACGGGCGATGTGGTTCAGGCTGTGAGTCACATGCGGTTGATGCAGAGCGAGATTCGCCAACTGGTCAGCATGAGTGAGGATGAGCTCTTCGAGGCTGCCAAACAACTGCAGGCACCCTATGAACTGGTGAAGTTTGTGCATGAGGAAGGCAAACTGCCCGTGGTCAACTTTGCTGCTGGTGGTGTGGCTACGCCTGCCGATGCTGCGCTGATGATGCAACTTGGTGCCGAGGGCGTGTTTGTGGGTAGTGGTATCTTTAAGAGTGGCAACCCTGCAAAACGTGCCGCCGCCATCGTACAGGCTGTGACTAACTACAAGGATGCCAAACTGCTGGCTGAGCTGTCAGAAGATCTGGGTGAGGCAATGGTAGGTATCAACGAGCACGAGATTGAACTCCTCATGGCCGAGAGAGGGAAGTAA
- a CDS encoding bifunctional hydroxymethylpyrimidine kinase/phosphomethylpyrimidine kinase has protein sequence MSATILTITGSDGTGGSGVQADIRLISELGGKAASAITSITVQNTLGIQEFHDLPATVVRQQVEAIINDLQPQIIKIGLLRRTDVVEMLAEVLRKYQPQHIIYAPVLTSAKGEQLVSASVYKTIEKCLLPLCTVVLTPSDLPVGPRHHGGANQLASALAYYLSLGENVDDAMLHAQTYLKALPADYADGNSRSEELYNQFLGAVERYYNRYADVAFYAEQLNVSARYLGQVTRKTVNRSPKAIIDERIINEITILLSSTNRPLKDIAQRLGFSSQAHLSRFFKKHKGLSPTEFQHKNK, from the coding sequence ATGAGCGCAACCATTCTGACAATTACAGGCAGCGACGGGACAGGCGGTTCAGGCGTGCAGGCTGACATCCGGCTCATTAGTGAGTTGGGCGGAAAGGCGGCTTCAGCCATTACCTCGATAACCGTACAAAACACGCTGGGTATTCAGGAGTTTCACGACCTGCCTGCTACGGTGGTGCGCCAACAGGTGGAGGCAATTATCAATGACCTGCAACCTCAAATCATAAAAATAGGACTGTTGCGTCGCACGGATGTGGTGGAGATGTTAGCAGAGGTTCTGCGCAAATACCAGCCACAGCACATTATCTATGCGCCTGTGCTGACATCAGCGAAGGGCGAGCAACTGGTATCGGCCAGTGTCTATAAGACTATAGAGAAGTGCTTGCTGCCATTATGTACGGTAGTTTTGACACCTTCGGACCTGCCCGTAGGACCGCGTCATCACGGTGGTGCAAACCAGTTGGCCTCGGCTTTGGCTTATTATTTAAGCCTAGGTGAGAATGTGGATGATGCCATGCTGCATGCACAGACTTATTTGAAGGCGTTGCCAGCTGATTATGCTGATGGTAACAGTCGTAGTGAGGAACTCTATAACCAGTTCCTGGGTGCTGTTGAGCGTTACTACAACCGCTATGCTGACGTGGCGTTTTATGCAGAACAGCTTAACGTTAGTGCCCGCTATCTGGGACAGGTAACCCGTAAAACTGTTAATCGTTCTCCGAAAGCGATTATAGATGAGCGCATCATCAACGAGATAACGATATTGCTTTCTTCAACTAACCGTCCCCTGAAGGACATCGCTCAGCGCCTCGGCTTCTCGTCGCAGGCTCACCTCTCGCGCTTCTTCAAGAAGCACAAGGGACTTTCCCCAACGGAATTTCAACACAAAAACAAATAA
- a CDS encoding RNA polymerase sigma factor, translated as MQEELFTDIVIRLRPRLMSLARGILHNDEEAADAVQDALVSLWRMGDRVQQPTEAERLAMRITRNVSLNKLKRRSFVIAALDNMPSDTIHPLTARQDNPHESMERQETERQVNDAIAALPKNQQAVILLHHMDGLSYQQIAAIQGSTENAVRMTASRAKANLMNSLKQPKQEAS; from the coding sequence ATGCAAGAAGAACTGTTTACAGATATAGTTATCCGCCTGCGCCCACGACTCATGAGCCTTGCACGCGGCATCCTCCACAATGACGAGGAGGCAGCAGATGCCGTACAGGATGCACTCGTTTCACTATGGCGCATGGGTGACAGGGTACAGCAGCCCACGGAGGCCGAACGACTGGCGATGCGCATTACTCGTAACGTCAGCCTGAACAAACTGAAACGCCGGTCTTTTGTCATTGCTGCCCTAGACAATATGCCCAGCGACACGATTCATCCGCTGACCGCCCGACAGGACAATCCACACGAAAGCATGGAGCGACAAGAAACAGAACGCCAGGTCAACGATGCCATTGCTGCCTTACCTAAGAATCAGCAGGCAGTCATACTTCTGCATCACATGGACGGCCTCTCCTATCAGCAGATTGCGGCTATACAGGGAAGCACAGAGAATGCTGTCCGCATGACTGCCAGTCGCGCCAAAGCGAATCTTATGAATAGTTTAAAACAACCAAAACAAGAAGCATCATGA
- the pdxT gene encoding pyridoxal 5'-phosphate synthase glutaminase subunit PdxT, whose product MRIAVLALQGAFIEHEQMLHRLGVETFEVRQLSDWQQPKDGLVLPGGESTVQMRLLKELGLYDPIRQAILDGLPVLGTCAGMILLSEGRLGTMDIEVRRNAYGRQLGSFHTVDAVKGIGTDVPMTFIRAPYIERVLSDKVEVLSTVDGHIVAARQGNQIATAFHPELDNDTRLHELFLSRHLVESVCYVQ is encoded by the coding sequence GTGAGAATAGCCGTTTTAGCATTACAGGGAGCATTTATTGAACACGAACAGATGCTTCATCGTTTAGGCGTAGAGACTTTCGAGGTGCGTCAGCTCAGTGACTGGCAGCAACCTAAGGACGGACTGGTCTTGCCTGGCGGCGAGAGCACCGTGCAGATGCGCCTGCTGAAGGAACTTGGCCTCTATGACCCCATCCGCCAAGCCATTCTTGACGGCCTGCCCGTTTTGGGTACTTGTGCTGGCATGATACTCCTGTCAGAGGGACGCTTGGGTACGATGGACATCGAGGTGCGTCGCAACGCCTATGGTCGGCAGTTGGGCAGTTTTCATACCGTTGACGCCGTCAAAGGTATTGGCACCGATGTTCCCATGACCTTTATCCGCGCCCCCTATATCGAGCGCGTGCTGAGCGATAAAGTTGAGGTCCTATCCACCGTCGATGGTCATATCGTGGCTGCCCGTCAGGGCAATCAGATAGCTACAGCCTTCCATCCGGAGCTAGATAACGACACTCGCCTACACGAGTTATTTCTTTCTCGGCATCTTGTTGAATCTGTATGCTACGTGCAGTAA
- a CDS encoding ammonium transporter, translating to MNEIGISLDTVWMLLAAMLVFWMQPGFALCEAGFTRSKNTANILMKNFVDFMFGSLLFFFLGFGFMFGADTLGGFIGLPNWGDLSFYESELPVEGFLIFETVFCATSATIVSGAMAERTKFSMYLIYSAVISLIIYPVEGHWTWGGGWLCNDAVDSFMMTTFGDVFHDFAGSAIVHSVGGVLALIGALALGPRVGKYAKDGKSRAIPGHNLAMAALGVFILWLGWFGFNPGSQLAASGEVNRVAISHVFLTTNLAAAAGGVATMFLTYIKYGKPSLSLTLNGVLAGLVGITAGCDLVSPFGAVIIGLVCGIVLVYAIEFIDHKLHIDDPVGASSVHGVCGILGTIMTGLLATETGAFYGGGWGFFGAECFGVLVIDLWAAACGFILFYGIKYIHGLRVNKRIEEEGLDIYEHGEACYN from the coding sequence ATGAACGAAATAGGAATTTCACTCGATACCGTATGGATGCTATTGGCAGCCATGTTGGTTTTCTGGATGCAGCCCGGTTTTGCGCTGTGTGAGGCTGGTTTTACACGTAGTAAGAACACGGCAAACATCCTGATGAAGAACTTTGTCGATTTCATGTTCGGCTCATTGCTGTTCTTCTTCCTCGGCTTCGGCTTTATGTTTGGTGCCGATACCCTGGGTGGTTTTATTGGTCTGCCCAATTGGGGTGACCTGAGTTTCTACGAGAGCGAACTGCCTGTAGAGGGATTCTTGATTTTCGAGACCGTTTTCTGTGCAACCTCTGCTACCATCGTCAGCGGTGCTATGGCTGAGCGCACCAAGTTCTCTATGTACCTTATTTATAGTGCCGTTATCTCGCTGATCATCTATCCTGTTGAGGGTCACTGGACCTGGGGTGGTGGCTGGTTGTGCAATGATGCTGTTGATAGCTTCATGATGACCACCTTCGGTGATGTGTTCCATGATTTTGCTGGTTCTGCCATCGTTCACTCTGTAGGTGGTGTATTGGCTCTGATTGGTGCTCTGGCACTGGGTCCCCGTGTTGGTAAGTATGCTAAGGACGGTAAAAGCCGCGCTATTCCTGGTCACAACTTGGCTATGGCTGCTCTGGGTGTATTCATCCTCTGGTTGGGATGGTTCGGATTCAACCCCGGTTCTCAGTTGGCTGCAAGTGGTGAGGTAAACCGCGTGGCTATCTCTCACGTGTTCCTGACAACTAACCTCGCTGCAGCTGCAGGTGGTGTTGCTACCATGTTCCTTACCTATATCAAGTATGGCAAGCCCTCACTCTCTCTGACTCTTAACGGTGTGCTGGCTGGTCTCGTAGGTATCACCGCTGGTTGTGACCTCGTATCACCCTTCGGCGCTGTCATCATCGGTTTGGTTTGCGGTATCGTACTGGTTTACGCCATTGAGTTTATTGATCACAAGCTACACATTGACGACCCTGTAGGTGCAAGCTCTGTACACGGTGTCTGCGGTATCCTTGGTACTATCATGACTGGTCTGCTGGCTACTGAGACAGGTGCCTTCTACGGTGGCGGTTGGGGATTCTTCGGTGCTGAGTGCTTCGGTGTACTCGTAATCGACCTCTGGGCTGCTGCTTGCGGATTCATCCTGTTCTATGGCATCAAGTATATCCACGGTCTGCGCGTCAACAAACGTATTGAGGAGGAAGGACTCGATATCTACGAACACGGAGAGGCTTGTTATAACTAA